Proteins co-encoded in one Coregonus clupeaformis isolate EN_2021a chromosome 17, ASM2061545v1, whole genome shotgun sequence genomic window:
- the kirrel3l gene encoding kirre like nephrin family adhesion molecule 3, like isoform X8: MFPLYLVLCLMGTATQAAYFSQQPQDQVVVSGQSVTLPCVIVGYRGMVQWTKDGLALGGERDLPGWTRYSLMGDPLSGEHSLLIDSAELADDAVYECQATQAGLRSHRAKLTVLVPPTDPVVEGGPIIRVKAHTPYNLTCRASGAKPAAEITWYRDGEVMDTAIYSKTRMEDGKRELAVSMLPVVPEDKDSGRTYTCRVLNPAAPAGLQTSVTINVQHPPSVTLSVQPQTVMEGAKVLFICSASANPEITGYRWSRWSKGGVPISEANGDSLEVTVDHSYFTDPVSCEVSNSVGSTNVSTLVDVQFGPRLLSDPKPMKVDIGMDAAFTCTWTGNPPLTLAWTKQGSSVVLSNGNTLQLKTVTQEDAGTYTCKAIVPRIGVAERDVTLTVNGPPIITADATQHAVKHSKGKLECLVGNSPPPDKIVWTFGDLTLSSGSSGRFSVQTVTSDHGVLSSLVLSETLAQDFQLRYNCTAWNRFGTGTALVTLKEQGTEALPMLIIIGAAVGGGCVLLICVVTLVSLCCRHTGKGEVEGKKCTRLSKSDIRVQIVHSDHNATRGNDDEEDVKEPMGLLFPPQAPNSSESPGTSRTEHSDLLEEDEDERSDIKVKTDPTNGYYNVHAHEDRVIRSGFSDYVPNPRPVYTPSQLPSPSPLYGQHTVVAATQPRIYDFSHRYATTTGARSTYEQQQAAAQQAAASQPGAIYPTDPVYSSSAYLPTAATYGRAFTSYVKPASYEKVDAYDQSDQASKVSSSSRFSYASSQVSSQQSDYGRPSQRMQTHV, from the exons CTACCCAAGCAGCCTACTTTTCCCAGCAGCCCCAAGACCAGGTAGTGGTGTCTGGCCAATCAGTGACTCTGCCCTGTGTCATCGTGGGGTACCGGGGAATGGTGCAGTGGACCAAAGACGGCCTGGCGCTGGGCGGAGAGAGAGATCTGCCAG GGTGGACACGCTACTCCTTAATGGGCGACCCGCTATCAGGCGAGCACAGCTTGCTGATCGATTCGGCAGAGCTGGCGGATGACGCCGTGTACGAGTGTCAGGCTACGCAGGCCGGGCTGCGCTCCCACCGAGCCAAGCTCACTGTTCTAG ttCCCCCCACAGACCCGGTGGTGGAGGGGGGTCCTATCATACGTGTGAAGGCCCACACGCCCTACAACCTCACCTGCCGTGCCTCGGGGGCCAAGCCTGCTGCCGAGATCACCTGGTACAGAGACGGCGAGGTCATGGACACGGCCATATACTCCAAG ACGCGGATGGAGGACGGGAAGAGGGAGCTGGCTGTCAGTATGCTTCCTGTGGTGCCGGAGGACAAGGACTCTGGCCGTACCTACACCTGCCGCGTCCTCAACCCTGCCGCCCCCGCCGGACTCCAGACCTCCGTCACCATCAACGTCCAGC ACCCCCCATCAGTGACCCTGTCCGTCCAGCCCCAGACTGTCATGGAGGGAGCCAAGGTTCTGTTCATCTGCTCTGCCTCTGCCAACCCTGAGATCACAGGATACAG GTGGTCCAGGTGGTCCAAGGGAGGAGTCCCCATCTCGGAGGCGAACGGGGACAGCCTGGAGGTGACGGTAGACCACTCGTACTTCACAGACCCTGTCTCCTGTGAGGTGTCCAACTCAGTGGGAAGCACCAACGTCAGCACCCTGGTGGATGTACAAT TTGGTCCCAGGCTGCTGTCGGACCCCAAGCCCATGAAGGTGGACATTGGGATGGATGCTGCCTTCACCTGCACCTGGACAGGAAACCCTCCCCTCACCCTAGCCTGGACCAAACAGGGCTCCAGCGTG gtGCTCAGCAATGGCAACACCCTGCAGCTGAAGACTGTCACCCAGGAGGATGCTGGGACGTATACCTGCAAGGCCATCGTCCCCCGCATCGGGGTGGCAGAGAGGGACGTCACGCTCACCGTCAACG gCCCACCTATCATTACAGCGGACGCCACACAGCACGCTGTCAAGCACTCCAAGGGCAAGCTAGAGTGCCTGGTGGGAAACAGCCCCCCGCCTGACAAGATT gTGTGGACGTTTGGAGACCTGACACTCTCCTCGGGCTCCTCCGGTCGCTTCTCGGTCCAGACGGTGACCAGCGACCACGGGGTCCTGTCCTCCCTGGTCCTGTCTGAGACCCTAGCCCAGGACTTCCAGCTCCGCTACAACTGCACCGCTTGGAACCGCTTCGGCACAGGCACCGCGCTGGTCACCCTCAAGGAGCAAGGTACGG agGCCCTACCCATGCTGATCATCATTGGGGCGGCGGTGGGCGGAGGGTGTGTCCTGCTCATCTGTGTCGTCACgctggtctctctctgctgcaggcACACCGGGAAAGGTGAGGTCGAAG GTAAAAAGTGCACACGTCTCTCAAAGAGTGACATCAGAGTTCAGATTGTGCACAGCGACCACAATGCTACCCGTGGCAACGATGATGAGGAGGATGTCAAGGAGCCCATG GGCCTGTTGTTTCCCCCTCAGGCCCCCAACAGCAGTGAGTCTCCTGGGACGTCCCGGACGGAACACAGTGACCTGCTGGAGGAAGACGAGGACGAGCGGTCCGACATCAAGGTAAAAACC GACCCCACTAACGGTTACTACAACGTGCACGCTCACGAGGACCGGGTTATCCGCAGTGGTTTCTCAGATTACGTGCCCAACCCCCGTCCTGTCTACACGCCATCCCAGCTGCCCTCCCCCAGTCCGCTGTACGGCCAGCACACAGTGGTGGCAGCCACACAGCCCCGCATCTACGACTTCTCCCACCGCTACGCCACCACCACAGGGGCCCGCTCCACCTAcgagcagcagcaggcagcagcccAGCAGGCAGCAGCATCCCAGCCCGGAGCCATCTACCCCACCGACCCCGTCTACAGCAGCTCTGCCTACCTGCCCACCGCCGCCACATACGGCCGGGCCTTCACCAGCTATGTCAAGCCCGCCTCCTACGAGAAGGTGGACGCCTACGATCAATCGGACCAGGCCAGCAAGGTGTCTAGCTCCTCCCGTTTCTCCTATGCATCATCGCAGGTCTCCTCCCAGCAGTCCGACTACGGACGGCCATCACAACGCATGCAGACTCACGTCTGA
- the kirrel3l gene encoding kirre like nephrin family adhesion molecule 3, like isoform X2, whose protein sequence is MFPLYLVLCLMGTATQAAYFSQQPQDQVVVSGQSVTLPCVIVGYRGMVQWTKDGLALGGERDLPGWTRYSLMGDPLSGEHSLLIDSAELADDAVYECQATQAGLRSHRAKLTVLVPPTDPVVEGGPIIRVKAHTPYNLTCRASGAKPAAEITWYRDGEVMDTAIYSKTRMEDGKRELAVSMLPVVPEDKDSGRTYTCRVLNPAAPAGLQTSVTINVQHPPSVTLSVQPQTVMEGAKVLFICSASANPEITGYRWSRWSKGGVPISEANGDSLEVTVDHSYFTDPVSCEVSNSVGSTNVSTLVDVQFGPRLLSDPKPMKVDIGMDAAFTCTWTGNPPLTLAWTKQGSSVVLSNGNTLQLKTVTQEDAGTYTCKAIVPRIGVAERDVTLTVNGPPIITADATQHAVKHSKGKLECLVGNSPPPDKIVWTFGDLTLSSGSSGRFSVQTVTSDHGVLSSLVLSETLAQDFQLRYNCTAWNRFGTGTALVTLKEQEALPMLIIIGAAVGGGCVLLICVVTLVSLCCRHTGKGEVEGKKCTRLSKSDIRVQIVHSDHNATRGNDDEEDVKEPMVNASVQSLSGLLFPPQAPNSSESPGTSRTEHSDLLEEDEDERSDIKVKTDPTNGYYNVHAHEDRVIRSGFSDYVPNPRPVYTPSQLPSPSPLYGQHTVVAATQPRIYDFSHRYATTTGARSTYEQQQAAAQQAAASQPGAIYPTDPVYSSSAYLPTAATYGRAFTSYVKPASYEKVDAYDQSDQASKVSSSSRFSYASSQVSSQQSDYGRPSQRMQTHV, encoded by the exons CTACCCAAGCAGCCTACTTTTCCCAGCAGCCCCAAGACCAGGTAGTGGTGTCTGGCCAATCAGTGACTCTGCCCTGTGTCATCGTGGGGTACCGGGGAATGGTGCAGTGGACCAAAGACGGCCTGGCGCTGGGCGGAGAGAGAGATCTGCCAG GGTGGACACGCTACTCCTTAATGGGCGACCCGCTATCAGGCGAGCACAGCTTGCTGATCGATTCGGCAGAGCTGGCGGATGACGCCGTGTACGAGTGTCAGGCTACGCAGGCCGGGCTGCGCTCCCACCGAGCCAAGCTCACTGTTCTAG ttCCCCCCACAGACCCGGTGGTGGAGGGGGGTCCTATCATACGTGTGAAGGCCCACACGCCCTACAACCTCACCTGCCGTGCCTCGGGGGCCAAGCCTGCTGCCGAGATCACCTGGTACAGAGACGGCGAGGTCATGGACACGGCCATATACTCCAAG ACGCGGATGGAGGACGGGAAGAGGGAGCTGGCTGTCAGTATGCTTCCTGTGGTGCCGGAGGACAAGGACTCTGGCCGTACCTACACCTGCCGCGTCCTCAACCCTGCCGCCCCCGCCGGACTCCAGACCTCCGTCACCATCAACGTCCAGC ACCCCCCATCAGTGACCCTGTCCGTCCAGCCCCAGACTGTCATGGAGGGAGCCAAGGTTCTGTTCATCTGCTCTGCCTCTGCCAACCCTGAGATCACAGGATACAG GTGGTCCAGGTGGTCCAAGGGAGGAGTCCCCATCTCGGAGGCGAACGGGGACAGCCTGGAGGTGACGGTAGACCACTCGTACTTCACAGACCCTGTCTCCTGTGAGGTGTCCAACTCAGTGGGAAGCACCAACGTCAGCACCCTGGTGGATGTACAAT TTGGTCCCAGGCTGCTGTCGGACCCCAAGCCCATGAAGGTGGACATTGGGATGGATGCTGCCTTCACCTGCACCTGGACAGGAAACCCTCCCCTCACCCTAGCCTGGACCAAACAGGGCTCCAGCGTG gtGCTCAGCAATGGCAACACCCTGCAGCTGAAGACTGTCACCCAGGAGGATGCTGGGACGTATACCTGCAAGGCCATCGTCCCCCGCATCGGGGTGGCAGAGAGGGACGTCACGCTCACCGTCAACG gCCCACCTATCATTACAGCGGACGCCACACAGCACGCTGTCAAGCACTCCAAGGGCAAGCTAGAGTGCCTGGTGGGAAACAGCCCCCCGCCTGACAAGATT gTGTGGACGTTTGGAGACCTGACACTCTCCTCGGGCTCCTCCGGTCGCTTCTCGGTCCAGACGGTGACCAGCGACCACGGGGTCCTGTCCTCCCTGGTCCTGTCTGAGACCCTAGCCCAGGACTTCCAGCTCCGCTACAACTGCACCGCTTGGAACCGCTTCGGCACAGGCACCGCGCTGGTCACCCTCAAGGAGCAAG agGCCCTACCCATGCTGATCATCATTGGGGCGGCGGTGGGCGGAGGGTGTGTCCTGCTCATCTGTGTCGTCACgctggtctctctctgctgcaggcACACCGGGAAAGGTGAGGTCGAAG GTAAAAAGTGCACACGTCTCTCAAAGAGTGACATCAGAGTTCAGATTGTGCACAGCGACCACAATGCTACCCGTGGCAACGATGATGAGGAGGATGTCAAGGAGCCCATGGTAAATGCCTCCGTTCAATCACTTTCA GGCCTGTTGTTTCCCCCTCAGGCCCCCAACAGCAGTGAGTCTCCTGGGACGTCCCGGACGGAACACAGTGACCTGCTGGAGGAAGACGAGGACGAGCGGTCCGACATCAAGGTAAAAACC GACCCCACTAACGGTTACTACAACGTGCACGCTCACGAGGACCGGGTTATCCGCAGTGGTTTCTCAGATTACGTGCCCAACCCCCGTCCTGTCTACACGCCATCCCAGCTGCCCTCCCCCAGTCCGCTGTACGGCCAGCACACAGTGGTGGCAGCCACACAGCCCCGCATCTACGACTTCTCCCACCGCTACGCCACCACCACAGGGGCCCGCTCCACCTAcgagcagcagcaggcagcagcccAGCAGGCAGCAGCATCCCAGCCCGGAGCCATCTACCCCACCGACCCCGTCTACAGCAGCTCTGCCTACCTGCCCACCGCCGCCACATACGGCCGGGCCTTCACCAGCTATGTCAAGCCCGCCTCCTACGAGAAGGTGGACGCCTACGATCAATCGGACCAGGCCAGCAAGGTGTCTAGCTCCTCCCGTTTCTCCTATGCATCATCGCAGGTCTCCTCCCAGCAGTCCGACTACGGACGGCCATCACAACGCATGCAGACTCACGTCTGA
- the kirrel3l gene encoding kirre like nephrin family adhesion molecule 3, like isoform X7, translated as MFPLYLVLCLMGTATQAAYFSQQPQDQVVVSGQSVTLPCVIVGYRGMVQWTKDGLALGGERDLPGWTRYSLMGDPLSGEHSLLIDSAELADDAVYECQATQAGLRSHRAKLTVLVPPTDPVVEGGPIIRVKAHTPYNLTCRASGAKPAAEITWYRDGEVMDTAIYSKTRMEDGKRELAVSMLPVVPEDKDSGRTYTCRVLNPAAPAGLQTSVTINVQHPPSVTLSVQPQTVMEGAKVLFICSASANPEITGYRWSRWSKGGVPISEANGDSLEVTVDHSYFTDPVSCEVSNSVGSTNVSTLVDVQFGPRLLSDPKPMKVDIGMDAAFTCTWTGNPPLTLAWTKQGSSVVLSNGNTLQLKTVTQEDAGTYTCKAIVPRIGVAERDVTLTVNGPPIITADATQHAVKHSKGKLECLVGNSPPPDKIVWTFGDLTLSSGSSGRFSVQTVTSDHGVLSSLVLSETLAQDFQLRYNCTAWNRFGTGTALVTLKEQGTEALPMLIIIGAAVGGGCVLLICVVTLVSLCCRHTGKGEVEGKKCTRLSKSDIRVQIVHSDHNATRGNDDEEDVKEPMVNASVQSLSAPNSSESPGTSRTEHSDLLEEDEDERSDIKVKTDPTNGYYNVHAHEDRVIRSGFSDYVPNPRPVYTPSQLPSPSPLYGQHTVVAATQPRIYDFSHRYATTTGARSTYEQQQAAAQQAAASQPGAIYPTDPVYSSSAYLPTAATYGRAFTSYVKPASYEKVDAYDQSDQASKVSSSSRFSYASSQVSSQQSDYGRPSQRMQTHV; from the exons CTACCCAAGCAGCCTACTTTTCCCAGCAGCCCCAAGACCAGGTAGTGGTGTCTGGCCAATCAGTGACTCTGCCCTGTGTCATCGTGGGGTACCGGGGAATGGTGCAGTGGACCAAAGACGGCCTGGCGCTGGGCGGAGAGAGAGATCTGCCAG GGTGGACACGCTACTCCTTAATGGGCGACCCGCTATCAGGCGAGCACAGCTTGCTGATCGATTCGGCAGAGCTGGCGGATGACGCCGTGTACGAGTGTCAGGCTACGCAGGCCGGGCTGCGCTCCCACCGAGCCAAGCTCACTGTTCTAG ttCCCCCCACAGACCCGGTGGTGGAGGGGGGTCCTATCATACGTGTGAAGGCCCACACGCCCTACAACCTCACCTGCCGTGCCTCGGGGGCCAAGCCTGCTGCCGAGATCACCTGGTACAGAGACGGCGAGGTCATGGACACGGCCATATACTCCAAG ACGCGGATGGAGGACGGGAAGAGGGAGCTGGCTGTCAGTATGCTTCCTGTGGTGCCGGAGGACAAGGACTCTGGCCGTACCTACACCTGCCGCGTCCTCAACCCTGCCGCCCCCGCCGGACTCCAGACCTCCGTCACCATCAACGTCCAGC ACCCCCCATCAGTGACCCTGTCCGTCCAGCCCCAGACTGTCATGGAGGGAGCCAAGGTTCTGTTCATCTGCTCTGCCTCTGCCAACCCTGAGATCACAGGATACAG GTGGTCCAGGTGGTCCAAGGGAGGAGTCCCCATCTCGGAGGCGAACGGGGACAGCCTGGAGGTGACGGTAGACCACTCGTACTTCACAGACCCTGTCTCCTGTGAGGTGTCCAACTCAGTGGGAAGCACCAACGTCAGCACCCTGGTGGATGTACAAT TTGGTCCCAGGCTGCTGTCGGACCCCAAGCCCATGAAGGTGGACATTGGGATGGATGCTGCCTTCACCTGCACCTGGACAGGAAACCCTCCCCTCACCCTAGCCTGGACCAAACAGGGCTCCAGCGTG gtGCTCAGCAATGGCAACACCCTGCAGCTGAAGACTGTCACCCAGGAGGATGCTGGGACGTATACCTGCAAGGCCATCGTCCCCCGCATCGGGGTGGCAGAGAGGGACGTCACGCTCACCGTCAACG gCCCACCTATCATTACAGCGGACGCCACACAGCACGCTGTCAAGCACTCCAAGGGCAAGCTAGAGTGCCTGGTGGGAAACAGCCCCCCGCCTGACAAGATT gTGTGGACGTTTGGAGACCTGACACTCTCCTCGGGCTCCTCCGGTCGCTTCTCGGTCCAGACGGTGACCAGCGACCACGGGGTCCTGTCCTCCCTGGTCCTGTCTGAGACCCTAGCCCAGGACTTCCAGCTCCGCTACAACTGCACCGCTTGGAACCGCTTCGGCACAGGCACCGCGCTGGTCACCCTCAAGGAGCAAGGTACGG agGCCCTACCCATGCTGATCATCATTGGGGCGGCGGTGGGCGGAGGGTGTGTCCTGCTCATCTGTGTCGTCACgctggtctctctctgctgcaggcACACCGGGAAAGGTGAGGTCGAAG GTAAAAAGTGCACACGTCTCTCAAAGAGTGACATCAGAGTTCAGATTGTGCACAGCGACCACAATGCTACCCGTGGCAACGATGATGAGGAGGATGTCAAGGAGCCCATGGTAAATGCCTCCGTTCAATCACTTTCA GCCCCCAACAGCAGTGAGTCTCCTGGGACGTCCCGGACGGAACACAGTGACCTGCTGGAGGAAGACGAGGACGAGCGGTCCGACATCAAGGTAAAAACC GACCCCACTAACGGTTACTACAACGTGCACGCTCACGAGGACCGGGTTATCCGCAGTGGTTTCTCAGATTACGTGCCCAACCCCCGTCCTGTCTACACGCCATCCCAGCTGCCCTCCCCCAGTCCGCTGTACGGCCAGCACACAGTGGTGGCAGCCACACAGCCCCGCATCTACGACTTCTCCCACCGCTACGCCACCACCACAGGGGCCCGCTCCACCTAcgagcagcagcaggcagcagcccAGCAGGCAGCAGCATCCCAGCCCGGAGCCATCTACCCCACCGACCCCGTCTACAGCAGCTCTGCCTACCTGCCCACCGCCGCCACATACGGCCGGGCCTTCACCAGCTATGTCAAGCCCGCCTCCTACGAGAAGGTGGACGCCTACGATCAATCGGACCAGGCCAGCAAGGTGTCTAGCTCCTCCCGTTTCTCCTATGCATCATCGCAGGTCTCCTCCCAGCAGTCCGACTACGGACGGCCATCACAACGCATGCAGACTCACGTCTGA
- the kirrel3l gene encoding kirre like nephrin family adhesion molecule 3, like isoform X6, which yields MFPLYLVLCLMGTATQAAYFSQQPQDQVVVSGQSVTLPCVIVGYRGMVQWTKDGLALGGERDLPGWTRYSLMGDPLSGEHSLLIDSAELADDAVYECQATQAGLRSHRAKLTVLVPPTDPVVEGGPIIRVKAHTPYNLTCRASGAKPAAEITWYRDGEVMDTAIYSKTRMEDGKRELAVSMLPVVPEDKDSGRTYTCRVLNPAAPAGLQTSVTINVQHPPSVTLSVQPQTVMEGAKVLFICSASANPEITGYRWSKGGVPISEANGDSLEVTVDHSYFTDPVSCEVSNSVGSTNVSTLVDVQFGPRLLSDPKPMKVDIGMDAAFTCTWTGNPPLTLAWTKQGSSVVLSNGNTLQLKTVTQEDAGTYTCKAIVPRIGVAERDVTLTVNGPPIITADATQHAVKHSKGKLECLVGNSPPPDKIVWTFGDLTLSSGSSGRFSVQTVTSDHGVLSSLVLSETLAQDFQLRYNCTAWNRFGTGTALVTLKEQEALPMLIIIGAAVGGGCVLLICVVTLVSLCCRHTGKGEVEGKKCTRLSKSDIRVQIVHSDHNATRGNDDEEDVKEPMVNASVQSLSGLLFPPQAPNSSESPGTSRTEHSDLLEEDEDERSDIKVKTDPTNGYYNVHAHEDRVIRSGFSDYVPNPRPVYTPSQLPSPSPLYGQHTVVAATQPRIYDFSHRYATTTGARSTYEQQQAAAQQAAASQPGAIYPTDPVYSSSAYLPTAATYGRAFTSYVKPASYEKVDAYDQSDQASKVSSSSRFSYASSQVSSQQSDYGRPSQRMQTHV from the exons CTACCCAAGCAGCCTACTTTTCCCAGCAGCCCCAAGACCAGGTAGTGGTGTCTGGCCAATCAGTGACTCTGCCCTGTGTCATCGTGGGGTACCGGGGAATGGTGCAGTGGACCAAAGACGGCCTGGCGCTGGGCGGAGAGAGAGATCTGCCAG GGTGGACACGCTACTCCTTAATGGGCGACCCGCTATCAGGCGAGCACAGCTTGCTGATCGATTCGGCAGAGCTGGCGGATGACGCCGTGTACGAGTGTCAGGCTACGCAGGCCGGGCTGCGCTCCCACCGAGCCAAGCTCACTGTTCTAG ttCCCCCCACAGACCCGGTGGTGGAGGGGGGTCCTATCATACGTGTGAAGGCCCACACGCCCTACAACCTCACCTGCCGTGCCTCGGGGGCCAAGCCTGCTGCCGAGATCACCTGGTACAGAGACGGCGAGGTCATGGACACGGCCATATACTCCAAG ACGCGGATGGAGGACGGGAAGAGGGAGCTGGCTGTCAGTATGCTTCCTGTGGTGCCGGAGGACAAGGACTCTGGCCGTACCTACACCTGCCGCGTCCTCAACCCTGCCGCCCCCGCCGGACTCCAGACCTCCGTCACCATCAACGTCCAGC ACCCCCCATCAGTGACCCTGTCCGTCCAGCCCCAGACTGTCATGGAGGGAGCCAAGGTTCTGTTCATCTGCTCTGCCTCTGCCAACCCTGAGATCACAGGATACAG GTGGTCCAAGGGAGGAGTCCCCATCTCGGAGGCGAACGGGGACAGCCTGGAGGTGACGGTAGACCACTCGTACTTCACAGACCCTGTCTCCTGTGAGGTGTCCAACTCAGTGGGAAGCACCAACGTCAGCACCCTGGTGGATGTACAAT TTGGTCCCAGGCTGCTGTCGGACCCCAAGCCCATGAAGGTGGACATTGGGATGGATGCTGCCTTCACCTGCACCTGGACAGGAAACCCTCCCCTCACCCTAGCCTGGACCAAACAGGGCTCCAGCGTG gtGCTCAGCAATGGCAACACCCTGCAGCTGAAGACTGTCACCCAGGAGGATGCTGGGACGTATACCTGCAAGGCCATCGTCCCCCGCATCGGGGTGGCAGAGAGGGACGTCACGCTCACCGTCAACG gCCCACCTATCATTACAGCGGACGCCACACAGCACGCTGTCAAGCACTCCAAGGGCAAGCTAGAGTGCCTGGTGGGAAACAGCCCCCCGCCTGACAAGATT gTGTGGACGTTTGGAGACCTGACACTCTCCTCGGGCTCCTCCGGTCGCTTCTCGGTCCAGACGGTGACCAGCGACCACGGGGTCCTGTCCTCCCTGGTCCTGTCTGAGACCCTAGCCCAGGACTTCCAGCTCCGCTACAACTGCACCGCTTGGAACCGCTTCGGCACAGGCACCGCGCTGGTCACCCTCAAGGAGCAAG agGCCCTACCCATGCTGATCATCATTGGGGCGGCGGTGGGCGGAGGGTGTGTCCTGCTCATCTGTGTCGTCACgctggtctctctctgctgcaggcACACCGGGAAAGGTGAGGTCGAAG GTAAAAAGTGCACACGTCTCTCAAAGAGTGACATCAGAGTTCAGATTGTGCACAGCGACCACAATGCTACCCGTGGCAACGATGATGAGGAGGATGTCAAGGAGCCCATGGTAAATGCCTCCGTTCAATCACTTTCA GGCCTGTTGTTTCCCCCTCAGGCCCCCAACAGCAGTGAGTCTCCTGGGACGTCCCGGACGGAACACAGTGACCTGCTGGAGGAAGACGAGGACGAGCGGTCCGACATCAAGGTAAAAACC GACCCCACTAACGGTTACTACAACGTGCACGCTCACGAGGACCGGGTTATCCGCAGTGGTTTCTCAGATTACGTGCCCAACCCCCGTCCTGTCTACACGCCATCCCAGCTGCCCTCCCCCAGTCCGCTGTACGGCCAGCACACAGTGGTGGCAGCCACACAGCCCCGCATCTACGACTTCTCCCACCGCTACGCCACCACCACAGGGGCCCGCTCCACCTAcgagcagcagcaggcagcagcccAGCAGGCAGCAGCATCCCAGCCCGGAGCCATCTACCCCACCGACCCCGTCTACAGCAGCTCTGCCTACCTGCCCACCGCCGCCACATACGGCCGGGCCTTCACCAGCTATGTCAAGCCCGCCTCCTACGAGAAGGTGGACGCCTACGATCAATCGGACCAGGCCAGCAAGGTGTCTAGCTCCTCCCGTTTCTCCTATGCATCATCGCAGGTCTCCTCCCAGCAGTCCGACTACGGACGGCCATCACAACGCATGCAGACTCACGTCTGA